One window of the Triticum dicoccoides isolate Atlit2015 ecotype Zavitan chromosome 3B, WEW_v2.0, whole genome shotgun sequence genome contains the following:
- the LOC119274487 gene encoding protein NEGATIVE REGULATOR OF RESISTANCE-like, producing MDAPSATAKRKRSSPAPAPVGVDDVSDAEVEEFYAILRRMRDASRRLVSGGVAAATARAAPAPRAPAWCPSFSWEDFAPPAPPPPPPSQQQQREPADERVAENGTPPRRPVLRGLDLNAEPEPEVQA from the coding sequence ATGGACGCGCCGAGCGCCACCGCCAAGCGCAAGCGCTCCTCCCCCGCCCCGGCCCCCGTCGGCGTCGACGACGTGTCGGACGCCGAGGTCGAGGAGTTCTACGCCATCCTGCGCCGCATGCGCGATGCCTCGCGCCGGCTCGTCTCGGGCGGGGTCGCCGCGGCcacggcccgcgccgccccggccccgcgcgcgcccgcctggtgccccagCTTCTCCTGGGAGGACTtcgcgccgcccgccccgccgccgcctcctccctcgcagcagcagcagcgggaGCCCGCCGACGAGCGCGTCGCCGAGAACGGCACGCCGCCGCGGCGGCCGGTCCTCCGCGGCCTCGAcctcaacgccgagccggagcccgAGGTGCAAGCCTAG